The Nocardioides humi genome includes a region encoding these proteins:
- a CDS encoding acetoacetate--CoA ligase, translated as MTVEAAWLPTDAQIDSSRVVDFARWLGTEGIVDLSDPRDFRELQAWSAAEPALFWEAVAHYFGVDFATEATEVLSSSEMPGARWFQGATLNFAREMLKHGAAEREAVILVRDDGHRESITFGQLRDQVAAVAGALADRGIGQGDRVVAYLPNCIEGVVAFLASATLGAVWSQTGMDYAPTAAMDRLGQLDPTVFIAGTGYLFKGEQQDRREAVAELRVLLPVDALVVSVETGGVDRDDTTPCDVTWEQLQRFSKPVTAPVDVPFDHPLWVLFTSGTTGRPKGIVHGHGGALLEQLVSPGFHMGVDEADVFFWFTTPNWMMWNAQICGLLHGATIVLFDGSPTHPDTGLLWRVAQDLGVTVFGTSPGYLQACARDGLEPGRELDLSALELIGVTGSVLPASSNRWVRDHVRSDLQVGSMSGGTDIVGIFVASAPNLPVYDGEISGTALGVALEVWDERGNRLPAGQTGEMVITRPMPSMPIAFWDDPEGERYRDAYFDVFPGVWRHGDAITITERGTIVIHGRTDSTLNRNGVRLGSAEIYEALESLPEVLDSLVVGVELAEGGYWMPLFVVTDGGRDDAALRTRIVETIAGRTSRRHVPDEIIVAPALPRTRTGKRLEVPVKRMLQGTSPRRVTSTGAVDDVDALQWLIDFARKRNGDSATATTVLPTDTYEDWRIYHEQDLPRVLAAALDVFAEKGYHGTTTRQLADRSGLSVPGIYHHYKSKQDILFDLMMVIVDELVERSRFAVAQADDDPRAQFDALVSSMLLFHVYRRKGAIVSTSELRSLESGNRRKYLDRRDELQALLDQIIERGVEDGVFRTPYPGDAGRAIASMCAGVATWYRPDAPLSFDPLLDRYLSIAEAIVGLR; from the coding sequence GTGACTGTCGAGGCGGCCTGGCTGCCCACAGACGCCCAGATCGACAGCTCTCGGGTGGTCGACTTCGCTCGCTGGCTCGGCACGGAGGGCATCGTCGACCTGAGCGACCCGCGTGACTTCCGCGAGCTGCAGGCCTGGTCGGCCGCCGAGCCTGCGCTCTTCTGGGAGGCGGTCGCCCACTACTTCGGGGTCGACTTCGCCACCGAGGCCACCGAGGTGCTCTCGTCCTCCGAGATGCCGGGGGCCCGCTGGTTCCAGGGCGCCACGCTGAACTTCGCGCGGGAGATGCTCAAGCACGGCGCCGCCGAGCGCGAGGCCGTCATCCTGGTCCGCGACGACGGCCACCGCGAGTCGATCACGTTCGGCCAGCTCCGCGACCAGGTCGCCGCGGTCGCCGGGGCGCTCGCGGACCGCGGGATCGGGCAGGGCGACCGGGTCGTCGCCTACCTGCCGAACTGCATCGAGGGCGTCGTCGCCTTCCTCGCCTCCGCGACGCTGGGCGCCGTCTGGTCGCAGACGGGGATGGACTACGCGCCGACGGCCGCGATGGACCGTCTCGGCCAGCTCGACCCGACGGTCTTCATCGCCGGCACGGGCTACCTGTTCAAGGGCGAGCAGCAGGACCGCCGCGAGGCCGTGGCGGAGCTGCGGGTGCTGCTGCCCGTCGACGCGCTCGTCGTCTCGGTCGAGACCGGCGGCGTCGACCGGGACGACACCACCCCGTGCGACGTCACCTGGGAGCAGCTCCAGCGGTTCAGCAAGCCGGTCACGGCGCCGGTCGACGTCCCGTTCGACCACCCGCTGTGGGTCCTCTTCACCTCCGGCACCACCGGCCGCCCGAAGGGCATCGTGCACGGGCACGGCGGCGCGCTCCTCGAGCAGCTGGTCTCCCCCGGCTTCCACATGGGCGTCGACGAGGCGGACGTCTTCTTCTGGTTCACCACGCCCAACTGGATGATGTGGAACGCCCAGATCTGCGGTCTCCTCCACGGGGCGACCATCGTGCTGTTCGACGGCAGCCCGACCCATCCCGACACCGGCCTGCTGTGGCGCGTCGCCCAGGACCTCGGCGTCACCGTGTTCGGCACCAGCCCCGGCTACCTCCAGGCCTGCGCGCGCGACGGGCTCGAGCCGGGCCGCGAGCTCGACCTGTCCGCGCTCGAGCTGATCGGCGTGACCGGCTCGGTGCTCCCGGCCAGCAGCAACCGCTGGGTTCGCGACCACGTGCGCAGCGACCTCCAGGTCGGCTCGATGAGCGGTGGCACCGACATCGTCGGCATCTTCGTCGCCAGCGCCCCCAACCTCCCGGTGTACGACGGCGAGATCAGCGGTACGGCGCTGGGCGTCGCGCTCGAGGTGTGGGACGAGCGGGGCAACCGCCTGCCGGCGGGCCAGACCGGCGAGATGGTCATCACCCGGCCGATGCCGTCGATGCCGATCGCGTTCTGGGACGACCCCGAGGGCGAGCGCTACCGCGACGCGTACTTCGACGTCTTCCCTGGCGTGTGGCGCCACGGCGACGCGATCACGATCACCGAGCGCGGCACGATCGTGATCCACGGCCGCACCGACTCCACGCTGAACCGCAACGGCGTACGGCTGGGGAGCGCCGAGATCTACGAGGCGCTGGAGTCGCTGCCCGAGGTGCTCGACAGCCTGGTCGTCGGGGTCGAGCTCGCCGAGGGCGGCTACTGGATGCCGCTGTTCGTCGTGACCGACGGCGGCAGGGACGACGCCGCGCTGCGCACGCGTATCGTTGAGACGATCGCGGGCCGGACCTCCCGCCGTCACGTCCCGGACGAGATCATCGTCGCCCCCGCGCTTCCCCGCACCCGCACCGGCAAGCGCCTCGAGGTGCCGGTCAAGCGGATGCTCCAGGGCACCTCGCCGCGACGGGTCACGAGCACGGGAGCCGTCGACGACGTCGATGCCCTCCAGTGGCTCATCGACTTCGCCCGCAAGCGCAACGGCGACTCCGCCACCGCCACGACGGTGCTGCCGACCGACACCTACGAGGACTGGCGGATCTACCACGAGCAGGACCTGCCACGGGTCCTCGCCGCGGCGCTCGACGTGTTCGCCGAGAAGGGCTACCACGGCACCACGACCCGCCAGCTCGCCGATCGCTCCGGCCTGTCGGTGCCGGGCATCTACCACCACTACAAGTCGAAGCAGGACATCCTCTTCGACCTGATGATGGTCATCGTCGACGAGCTGGTCGAGCGCAGCCGCTTCGCGGTGGCCCAGGCCGACGACGACCCGCGCGCGCAGTTCGACGCCCTCGTGTCCAGCATGCTGCTGTTCCACGTCTACCGCCGCAAGGGCGCGATCGTGTCGACCAGCGAGCTGCGCAGCCTCGAGTCCGGCAACCGGCGCAAGTACCTCGACCGGCGCGACGAGCTGCAGGCGCTGCTCGACCAGATCATCGAGCGCGGCGTCGAGGACGGCGTCTTCCGCACCCCCTACCCGGGGGACGCGGGGCGCGCGATCGCGTCGATGTGCGCCGGCGTGGCGACCTGGTACCGCCCCGACGCGCCGCTCAGCTTCGACCCGCTGCTCGACCGCTACCTCTCGATCGCCGAGGCGATCGTCGGGCTCCGCTGA
- a CDS encoding sugar ABC transporter permease, producing MSTQQVRSVPPIAPNEPDTPLLSRVVEGLSGRYRSIPVLLVLGLIWLYFYSQNSAFLTSGNITTLTLQIVTTAILALGVVFVLLVGEIDLSSAMLSGVCATVTAQLAIKSEWPLWLAILGGVAVGVLFVLAEVLAVIFGVPSLIVTLGGMVILQGLLLVVLPPEFAINVAGTDYARISSTYLPSGWSLALGAAGWLIFCATRYLGHRERGADATSSAVLVVGVPAVVSGVVIFGAIAILSEGPGLPLPVLILVGMLLIAAYFTGRTRYGTHLYAVGGNREAAQRAGIPVSRMVIYSFLVLGVCAAVAGMVEASRLLAVSNSSGGGPLMLNAIAAAVVGGVSLFGGRGTVWAALLGALVIGSINNGVQLLGMSTEVQSFATGGVLILAVAIDVVITRGSLLPNRR from the coding sequence ATGAGCACCCAGCAGGTCCGGAGCGTCCCGCCGATCGCCCCGAACGAGCCGGACACCCCCCTGCTCTCGCGCGTCGTCGAGGGACTGAGCGGCAGGTACCGCAGCATCCCGGTGCTGCTGGTCCTCGGGCTGATCTGGCTGTACTTCTACTCCCAGAACTCGGCCTTCCTCACCTCCGGGAACATCACCACCCTGACGCTGCAGATCGTGACGACCGCGATCCTGGCGCTGGGCGTCGTCTTCGTGCTGCTGGTCGGCGAGATCGACCTGTCCTCCGCGATGCTCTCCGGCGTCTGCGCCACGGTCACCGCCCAGCTCGCGATCAAGAGCGAGTGGCCGCTGTGGCTGGCCATCCTCGGCGGAGTCGCCGTCGGCGTGCTCTTCGTCCTGGCCGAGGTGCTCGCGGTCATCTTCGGCGTGCCGTCGCTGATCGTGACCCTCGGTGGCATGGTCATCCTGCAGGGCCTCCTGCTGGTCGTGCTGCCGCCCGAGTTCGCCATCAACGTGGCCGGCACCGACTACGCCCGGATCTCGTCCACCTACCTCCCGTCGGGCTGGAGCCTGGCCCTCGGGGCGGCCGGCTGGCTGATCTTCTGCGCGACCCGCTATCTCGGTCACCGCGAGCGCGGTGCCGACGCGACGTCCTCCGCGGTGCTGGTCGTCGGCGTGCCCGCGGTCGTCAGTGGCGTGGTCATCTTCGGCGCGATCGCGATCCTGAGCGAGGGGCCCGGTCTCCCGCTGCCCGTGCTGATCCTGGTCGGGATGCTGCTGATCGCGGCGTACTTCACCGGGCGGACCCGCTACGGGACGCATCTGTACGCCGTCGGCGGCAACCGGGAGGCCGCGCAGCGGGCGGGCATTCCCGTGTCCCGCATGGTGATCTACTCCTTCCTCGTCCTCGGCGTGTGCGCTGCGGTGGCCGGCATGGTCGAGGCGTCGCGACTGCTCGCCGTCTCCAACTCGTCCGGTGGCGGGCCGCTGATGCTCAACGCGATCGCAGCGGCGGTGGTGGGGGGCGTGAGCCTCTTCGGCGGCCGCGGAACCGTGTGGGCCGCGCTGCTCGGCGCCCTCGTGATCGGGTCGATCAACAACGGCGTCCAGCTCCTGGGCATGTCCACCGAAGTGCAGAGCTTCGCGACCGGCGGGGTCCTTATCCTTGCTGTTGCGATCGACGTCGTGATCACCCGCGGGTCACTGCTGCCGAACCGCCGATGA
- a CDS encoding ATP-binding cassette domain-containing protein produces MPDAGELLLELSQVSKHFGGVRALHEVDLELRRGEVVALVGDNGAGKSTLIKVISGVEHPDSGAIRVRGEAVRLETPRAAQSAGIHTVHQDLSLCDNLDAVRNLFLGQEITGGLLRGRPVSRHRMEVEARKVLDSLAVRLRSLTTPVGGLSGGQRQGIAICRALISDPSLVLLDEPTAALGVSQRAEVLDLILRLKSQDRGVLVISHDLKDVQEVADRVVVMRLGCKVAEFERGDYTSGDLIAAITGAHEVPLTAEGVR; encoded by the coding sequence ATGCCTGACGCAGGCGAGCTCCTGCTCGAGCTCAGCCAGGTCTCGAAGCACTTCGGCGGAGTGCGTGCGCTCCACGAGGTCGACCTCGAGCTCCGCCGCGGAGAGGTCGTCGCCCTCGTGGGCGACAACGGAGCCGGCAAGTCCACGCTCATCAAGGTCATCTCGGGGGTGGAGCACCCCGACTCGGGTGCGATCCGGGTGCGCGGCGAGGCGGTCCGTCTCGAGACGCCGCGGGCGGCGCAGAGCGCGGGGATCCATACCGTCCACCAGGACCTGTCGCTGTGCGACAACCTCGACGCGGTCCGCAACCTCTTCCTCGGCCAGGAGATCACCGGAGGTCTCCTGCGCGGGCGCCCCGTGAGCCGCCACCGCATGGAGGTGGAGGCCCGCAAGGTGCTCGACAGCCTGGCGGTGAGGCTCCGCTCCCTCACCACGCCCGTGGGCGGCCTGTCCGGCGGGCAGCGGCAGGGCATCGCGATCTGCCGGGCGCTGATCTCGGACCCGAGCCTGGTGCTGCTCGACGAGCCGACCGCCGCCCTGGGCGTCTCGCAGCGCGCCGAGGTGCTCGACCTGATCCTGCGTCTGAAGTCCCAGGACCGCGGCGTCCTGGTGATCTCGCACGATCTCAAGGACGTCCAGGAGGTCGCCGACCGCGTCGTCGTCATGCGGCTGGGCTGCAAGGTCGCCGAGTTCGAGCGCGGCGACTACACGTCCGGCGACCTGATCGCCGCCATCACCGGGGCCCACGAGGTCCCGCTCACCGCCGAGGGCGTCCGATGA
- a CDS encoding sugar ABC transporter substrate-binding protein — MQGSRKARARVGLVAIVAGLSLVTAACGGDDGGSSGNGSSSGKKLVYFMAPNTTPTRYIQQDGPDFEKAMKALDPDVEVKFVNGGGDSATQLSQANSAIAAGAKALVVVAADPNTSAGLLQAAAAAEVPVIGYENPPLNGPMYAQVIFDPYKVGIQQAEYFKSRVEAGAFGSGPVDLARQYGNKGDVYTTEMLRGQDEILQPLIDDGTLNVVCEDYIKDWAPDNAQKAAEQCLTKTQSDLDAFLGFYDGNASGIIAALKGQKVEIPVYGGQNPELTGLQYMLTGDQEDTVLKAFSVEAEAAAKITLAAINGEDPPADLVQDQVNNGTDDIPTAKLDTTLIHLEDGKDPGEIVQQAVDLGIFTWEQICDGGPAESTPTCQAKAG; from the coding sequence ATGCAAGGCAGTAGAAAGGCCCGGGCCAGGGTCGGCCTCGTCGCGATCGTGGCCGGGCTCAGCCTGGTGACGGCCGCATGTGGCGGCGACGACGGCGGCTCGTCCGGGAACGGCTCGTCCTCGGGCAAGAAGCTCGTGTACTTCATGGCGCCCAACACCACCCCGACCCGCTACATCCAGCAGGACGGCCCGGACTTCGAGAAGGCCATGAAGGCGCTCGACCCCGACGTCGAGGTGAAGTTCGTCAACGGCGGCGGCGACTCCGCCACCCAGCTGTCGCAGGCCAACTCCGCGATCGCGGCCGGGGCCAAGGCCCTCGTCGTGGTGGCCGCGGACCCCAACACGAGCGCCGGCCTGCTCCAGGCGGCCGCGGCGGCCGAGGTCCCCGTGATCGGCTACGAGAACCCGCCGCTCAACGGACCGATGTACGCCCAGGTCATCTTCGACCCCTACAAGGTCGGCATCCAGCAGGCCGAGTACTTCAAGAGCCGGGTCGAGGCCGGCGCCTTCGGCAGCGGCCCCGTCGACCTCGCCCGCCAGTACGGCAACAAGGGCGACGTCTACACGACCGAGATGCTCCGCGGGCAGGACGAGATCCTCCAGCCGCTCATCGACGACGGCACCCTGAACGTCGTCTGCGAGGACTACATCAAGGACTGGGCGCCCGACAACGCCCAGAAGGCCGCCGAGCAGTGCCTGACGAAGACGCAGAGCGACCTCGACGCCTTCCTCGGCTTCTACGACGGCAACGCCTCCGGGATCATCGCCGCGCTCAAGGGCCAGAAGGTCGAGATCCCCGTGTACGGCGGCCAGAATCCCGAGCTCACCGGGCTGCAGTACATGCTGACCGGCGACCAGGAGGACACCGTCCTCAAGGCCTTCTCCGTCGAGGCCGAGGCGGCCGCGAAGATCACGCTGGCCGCGATCAACGGGGAGGATCCGCCGGCGGACCTGGTCCAGGACCAGGTGAACAACGGCACGGACGACATCCCGACCGCCAAGCTGGACACCACGCTGATCCACCTCGAGGACGGCAAGGACCCGGGCGAGATCGTGCAGCAGGCGGTCGACCTCGGCATCTTCACCTGGGAGCAGATCTGCGACGGCGGCCCCGCCGAGAGCACGCCCACCTGCCAGGCGAAGGCCGGCTGA
- a CDS encoding flavin-containing monooxygenase: MARIRQGEDGWRAWTVMTGVEDLKGHERALGSRRPTGPRHEVGATTQRNWKDKREHARAYTDREPEVVVLGAGQGGLALAANLRLMGVDALILERSERVGDGWRRRYHSLVLHDPVWADHLPYLPFPQSWPIYSPKDKIADWFEFYAQAMELDVWCSAEMTAAAYDEQAGAWALTVQTGEGERTLRPRHVVLATGAAGEPHVPDLPGRDGFAGTVYHSSEHGAGGSWAGRKAVVVGACNSGHDIAQDLYEAGAEVTLVQRSSTHIISQEHGIPAIFGANFTESGPPTEYADLLASAYPWPLVLEDAKEGVKRTAEKDAALLASLEAVGFRLNDGPDGTGLMGFALAKGGGYYIDVGASGLIAEGRIGLAQGSGLAEFTATGIRLEDGRELDADLVVLATGYSNMRETARRLFGDAVAERLPLVLGIGEDGEIGGLYRRTGHPGFWYMGGPLAWVRVYAKHLALQITADLHDVRS, encoded by the coding sequence GTGGCCCGCATCCGGCAGGGCGAGGACGGCTGGCGCGCCTGGACGGTCATGACCGGGGTCGAGGACCTCAAGGGCCACGAGCGGGCCCTCGGCAGCCGCCGGCCCACCGGCCCGCGGCACGAGGTCGGCGCCACCACGCAGCGCAACTGGAAGGACAAGCGCGAGCACGCGCGGGCCTACACCGACCGCGAGCCGGAGGTCGTCGTCCTCGGCGCCGGCCAGGGCGGCCTCGCCCTCGCGGCGAACCTGCGCCTGATGGGCGTCGACGCGCTCATCCTGGAGAGGAGCGAGCGGGTCGGCGACGGCTGGCGCCGTCGGTACCACTCGCTGGTGCTGCACGACCCGGTCTGGGCCGACCACCTGCCCTATCTCCCGTTCCCGCAGTCGTGGCCGATCTACTCCCCCAAGGACAAGATCGCCGACTGGTTCGAGTTCTACGCCCAGGCGATGGAGCTCGACGTCTGGTGCTCGGCCGAGATGACCGCCGCGGCGTACGACGAGCAGGCCGGCGCGTGGGCGCTCACGGTGCAGACCGGGGAGGGCGAGCGGACGCTGCGCCCGCGCCACGTCGTCCTCGCGACGGGGGCGGCCGGCGAGCCCCACGTCCCCGACCTCCCCGGACGCGACGGCTTCGCGGGCACGGTCTACCACTCCAGCGAGCACGGCGCCGGCGGCAGCTGGGCCGGCCGGAAGGCCGTCGTCGTCGGCGCCTGCAACAGCGGCCACGACATCGCCCAGGACCTGTACGAGGCGGGCGCCGAGGTCACCCTGGTGCAGCGCTCCTCGACCCACATCATCAGCCAGGAGCACGGCATCCCCGCGATCTTCGGGGCCAACTTCACCGAGTCCGGGCCGCCGACCGAGTACGCCGACCTCCTGGCCAGCGCCTACCCCTGGCCGCTCGTGCTCGAGGACGCCAAGGAGGGCGTGAAGCGCACCGCCGAGAAGGACGCCGCGCTGCTGGCCTCGCTCGAGGCGGTGGGCTTCCGGCTCAACGACGGACCCGACGGCACCGGGCTGATGGGCTTCGCGCTCGCCAAGGGCGGCGGCTACTACATCGACGTCGGCGCGTCCGGCCTGATCGCCGAGGGCCGGATCGGGCTCGCCCAGGGCTCGGGGCTCGCGGAGTTCACCGCGACGGGCATCCGGCTCGAGGACGGCCGCGAGCTCGACGCCGACCTCGTCGTGCTGGCGACCGGCTACTCGAACATGCGCGAGACCGCGCGCCGCCTGTTCGGCGACGCCGTGGCCGAGCGGCTCCCCCTGGTCCTCGGCATCGGCGAGGACGGCGAGATCGGCGGGCTGTACCGCCGTACCGGCCATCCGGGCTTCTGGTACATGGGCGGCCCTCTGGCCTGGGTGCGGGTGTACGCCAAGCACCTCGCCCTCCAGATCACCGCCGACCTGCACGACGTGCGCTCCTGA
- the lpdA gene encoding dihydrolipoyl dehydrogenase, whose amino-acid sequence MTHFDVLVLGAGPGGYVAAIRAAQLGKSVAVIEKKYWGGVCLNVGCIPSKALLKNAELAHTLTHEKAKFGIEGDATMAFGPTHQRSRQVSAGIVKGVHYLMKKNKITEVDGWGTLTGPKTVSVALNDGSVAEYTCDNLIIATGATVRSVPGVEPNGKNIVTYEEQILDESVPGSIIIGGSGAIGVEFAYVLKNFGVDVTIVEFLDRMVPTEDADVSKELAKHYKKLGVKVLTSTAVKGVEDTGSGVRVRVAPAAGGDEQVLEADKFLAAFGFAPRVDGYGLDAAGVKLTDRGAIEIDDFCRTNVDGVYAIGDCTGKLMLAHVAEGQGIVAAETLAGAETMPVEYDFVPRATYCQPQIGSFGYSEQQAKDKGYDVKTASFPFSANGKAQGLGEAVGFVKIVADAEYNEILGAHMIGPDVTELLPALTLAQKWDLTADEVGRNVFAHPTLSEAVKEAIHGIAGHMINL is encoded by the coding sequence GTGACCCACTTCGATGTCCTCGTCCTCGGTGCCGGCCCCGGTGGGTACGTCGCCGCGATCCGCGCCGCCCAGCTCGGCAAGTCCGTTGCCGTGATCGAGAAGAAGTACTGGGGCGGCGTCTGTCTCAACGTCGGCTGCATCCCCTCCAAGGCGCTGCTCAAGAACGCCGAGCTGGCGCACACGCTGACCCACGAGAAGGCCAAGTTCGGCATCGAGGGCGACGCGACGATGGCCTTCGGCCCGACCCACCAGCGCTCCCGCCAGGTGAGCGCCGGCATCGTCAAGGGCGTCCACTACCTGATGAAGAAGAACAAGATCACCGAGGTCGACGGCTGGGGCACCCTGACCGGCCCGAAGACCGTCTCGGTCGCGCTCAACGACGGGTCGGTCGCCGAGTACACCTGCGACAACCTGATCATCGCCACCGGCGCGACCGTCCGCAGCGTGCCGGGCGTGGAGCCCAACGGCAAGAACATCGTGACCTACGAGGAGCAGATCCTCGACGAGAGCGTCCCCGGCTCGATCATCATCGGCGGCTCGGGCGCGATCGGCGTCGAGTTCGCCTACGTGCTGAAGAACTTCGGCGTCGACGTCACCATCGTGGAGTTCCTCGACCGCATGGTCCCGACCGAGGACGCCGACGTGTCCAAGGAGCTCGCCAAGCACTACAAGAAGCTCGGCGTGAAGGTGCTGACCTCGACCGCCGTCAAGGGCGTCGAGGACACCGGCTCCGGCGTACGCGTGCGCGTGGCTCCGGCTGCCGGTGGCGACGAGCAGGTGCTCGAGGCCGACAAGTTCCTCGCCGCCTTCGGCTTCGCCCCCCGCGTCGACGGCTACGGCCTCGACGCCGCCGGCGTGAAGCTCACCGACCGCGGCGCGATCGAGATCGACGACTTCTGCCGCACCAACGTCGACGGCGTCTACGCCATCGGCGACTGCACCGGCAAGCTGATGCTCGCCCACGTCGCCGAGGGCCAGGGCATCGTCGCCGCCGAGACCCTCGCCGGCGCCGAGACCATGCCGGTCGAGTACGACTTCGTCCCGCGCGCGACGTACTGCCAGCCGCAGATCGGCTCCTTCGGCTACAGCGAGCAGCAGGCCAAGGACAAGGGGTACGACGTCAAGACGGCCTCGTTCCCCTTCTCGGCCAACGGCAAGGCGCAGGGCCTGGGCGAGGCCGTGGGCTTCGTCAAGATCGTCGCCGACGCGGAGTACAACGAGATCCTCGGCGCCCACATGATCGGCCCCGACGTCACCGAGCTGCTGCCCGCGCTGACCCTCGCGCAGAAGTGGGACCTCACCGCCGACGAGGTCGGCCGCAACGTGTTCGCCCACCCGACCCTGTCGGAGGCCGTCAAGGAGGCGATCCACGGGATCGCCGGGCACATGATCAACCTCTGA